The DNA segment TCTCGAAGCGGCGGCGGCCGACGGGGAGTTCCTCGCCCGGTACCGCGAGGCCGTGGAATCGCTGGGCGGTGAAGGCCACCGGAACTGGTACTCAGGCGAGCACGGCACAGGGGACCTCTACGCCTACTTCTGCGCCGAGTACGGCTGGCACGAGTCGGTGCAGCTCTACTCGGGCGGCCTCGGGGTGCTGGCCGGAGACCACACCAAGGCGGCATCCGAACTGGGCGTTCCGCTGGTGGGCGTGGGCCTCTGGTACACCGAGGGCTACTTCCACCAGCGGGTTGCCGAGGGCGGCGAACAGCAGGCGGTCTTCGAGGAACAGGATCCGGCTCAGCTGCCGCTTCGCCGGGCGTTGGACGCCAACGGCGAGGAGGCACGGGTAAGCGTCACGATCTTCGAGCGAGAGGTCGAGGTGCGCGCCTGGCTGGCGCAGGTCGGCGCGGTGAACGTCTACCTGCTCGACGTCGACCTCCCCCAGAACGACCCCGAAGACCGCGCGCTCCTGAAGCGGCTGTACGGCGGCGATCAGAACACGCGGATCGCCCAGGAGATGCTGCTGGGCATCGGCGGCGTTCGGATGTTGCGGGCCCTCGGCATCGCGCCTACCGCCTGGCACATGAACGAGGGGCACAGCGCCTTCATGGTGCTCGAGCGTTGTCGCGAGCTGGTGTCGCAGGGGCTGACCTTCGAGCAGGCTCGAGAGGCTGTCGCCGCCAACACCCTCTTCACGGTTCATACCCCCGTGGCCGCCGGCAACGACGCCTTCCCGTTCGATCTCGTCGAGCGCAGCTTCGGCGGTTTCTGGAAGAGCCTAGGCCTCTCTGCCCCCGCCTTCATGGATCTGGCGAAGGCCGATCACGGTTGGGGCGAGGTGTTCAGCATGCCGGCCCTGGCGCTTCGCTTCACCTCCGGTCGCAACGGCGTGGCCGAATTGCACGGCGAGACCAGTCGGCTCATCTGGAACGACCTGTGGCCCGGGGTGCCGATAGAGGAGACGCCCATAGGATCGGTCACCAACGGAGTTCACGCGGCAACCTGGATGGCGCCCGAGATAGCCGGCCTGGCGACCGAGCTGTTGGGCGACGGTTGGCGCGATCGAATCGACGACGAGGAGCAGTGGCGAGCCTTCGGGGAGCTGGACACCGCCCGACTGTGGCAGGTCCGCAAGGGGCTCAAGCTCGAGAGCGTCCGCTTCCTGCGACAGCGGCTGCAGAGGCAACTCGATCGCCAGCAGGCGACTATGAGCGCCCATCACGACGCCGACGAGCTGTTCGACCCCGAAGCCCTCACCATCGGTTTCGCGCGGCGGTTCGCGACCTACAAGCGCGCCACCCTGATATTCCACGACCTCGACCGCCTCGCCAGGCTACTGGCAGACCCCCAGCGTCCGGTTCAACTGGTGTTCGCCGGCAAGGCCCACCCAGCGGACAAGCCTGGCCAGGAACTGATCGCCAACATCCACCGGTTGTCGCACGACGACCGCTTCCGCGGGCGCATCCTCTTCGTCGAGGATTACGACATGGCGGTGGGCCGGGCACTCACCCGCGGCGTGGACGTCTGGCTCAACAATCCGCGGCGGCCGCTCGAGGCGTCCGGCACCAGTGGGCAGAAGGCCGCCATGAACGGGGTCCTCAACCTGTCGATCCTCGATGGCTGGTGGCCGGAGGGGTACAACGGGGACAACGGCTGGGCCTTCGGATCGGAGCGCGAGTACGAGGATGCGAGCAAGGCGGATGCCGCCGACGCCGACGCCCTCTACGACCTGCTGGAGCGGGAGGTCGTGCCGCTCTACTACCGTCGCGACGCCAACGGGGTGCCGCGCAGCTGGATGGAGCGTTCGCGGGCCGCCATCGCCAGCATCACCCCGCGCTTCAACGCTCAGCGGATGGTCAAGGACTACGTCCGCCTCTACTACGCGCCGGCCTCCGAGCGCGGTCGAACGATGAGCCAGGACGGTCATGCCGGCGCCAAGGAGCTAGCTGCGTGGCGTGCCGCGGTCGCCAAGCAGTGGCCCAGCATCTATCTGAGTGCCAAGCCACAGGACGACGCCTGGCTCAAATCGGGCGAGGAGATGAACCTCGAAGTGATGCTCCACCCCGGTGAGCTCGAAGGTGTCGAGATCCGGGTCGAGGCCGTCTACAGCCAGGAGGACGACGCGCTGCGGGAGGGGTTGCAGCGAGTGCCAATGCACTGTGCCGAGAGCTATCCCGACGGGGGGCGGCTCTACCGGGCGACGTTCCGTCCGACCCTCACCGGTCCGCTGGTCTACGGGGTGCGCGCCTACCCGGTCCACGAACTGCTGGCCAACCCGTTCGACGCCCGGGCTATCCGCTGGGCCTGAGTATTGGGTTCAGGCCGATCCGGGCATGGCTTACCCGCCGCCTGCGCGGTTCCTCGCTCAGGCCGGGTCCCACCTGTCCCTTGCGCCTTCCTCGCTTCGATCGGGTCCCGCTCGCCGGTTGCGCGGTTCCTCCCTCAGCCGGGTCCCACCTGTCCCTTGCGCGTTCCTCGTTCCGGCCGGCCCCACCTACCGCCTGCACGGTTCGTACGAACGCGCGTGCATAAGTGGCGGGACCCGGATCGATCGGTGCTCGGCGTGCCGGGCTAGAACCGGCCAGGATTAGGCAAAGGTGGCAAGAGGGCGCCAGCCGTCCAGGCAAGTGCCTATGCGGACGACGCTGGACCGGCCGACTGGTTCGACTGACTGAGGTCCAGCCGTCGGTGACCGGGCATATGTTCGGAGCACCTGGGGATACGACCCAGGTTATGCACGCGCGTTCGTACACTTCCCGGTAGGGCCCCCTCCCGTCTCCCGAGGAAGCTACGCGTCGAAGTCGCCCGGAGGTCCCGCTCCAACGTCTACGAGACAGCGAGGTCGGTAACCACCATCAATCGTTCGAGCGCGGTTATCGCCCTCGCCGGGCAGATG comes from the Trueperaceae bacterium genome and includes:
- the glgP gene encoding alpha-glucan family phosphorylase gives rise to the protein MNILGRLTVLPDLPRQIDRLSELARNLSWTWNAGLQSLFASLDPQLWEATGHNPVLLLQWIDQERLEAAAADGEFLARYREAVESLGGEGHRNWYSGEHGTGDLYAYFCAEYGWHESVQLYSGGLGVLAGDHTKAASELGVPLVGVGLWYTEGYFHQRVAEGGEQQAVFEEQDPAQLPLRRALDANGEEARVSVTIFEREVEVRAWLAQVGAVNVYLLDVDLPQNDPEDRALLKRLYGGDQNTRIAQEMLLGIGGVRMLRALGIAPTAWHMNEGHSAFMVLERCRELVSQGLTFEQAREAVAANTLFTVHTPVAAGNDAFPFDLVERSFGGFWKSLGLSAPAFMDLAKADHGWGEVFSMPALALRFTSGRNGVAELHGETSRLIWNDLWPGVPIEETPIGSVTNGVHAATWMAPEIAGLATELLGDGWRDRIDDEEQWRAFGELDTARLWQVRKGLKLESVRFLRQRLQRQLDRQQATMSAHHDADELFDPEALTIGFARRFATYKRATLIFHDLDRLARLLADPQRPVQLVFAGKAHPADKPGQELIANIHRLSHDDRFRGRILFVEDYDMAVGRALTRGVDVWLNNPRRPLEASGTSGQKAAMNGVLNLSILDGWWPEGYNGDNGWAFGSEREYEDASKADAADADALYDLLEREVVPLYYRRDANGVPRSWMERSRAAIASITPRFNAQRMVKDYVRLYYAPASERGRTMSQDGHAGAKELAAWRAAVAKQWPSIYLSAKPQDDAWLKSGEEMNLEVMLHPGELEGVEIRVEAVYSQEDDALREGLQRVPMHCAESYPDGGRLYRATFRPTLTGPLVYGVRAYPVHELLANPFDARAIRWA